AGAATTTATAAGCATTAAATTCCCTCATATTGAAGTTTCACTATATTATATTCTAACCTGTCCTAATTGGCTATTCCATCTTCATAAAGAGTGAAAAAAAGAGAGAAGAATGAATCTTCTCTCTTGGTTAATCATTTTCAGTTGTTTTTGTCACTTTTCCTTTAGGACCTAAATATTCATAATCGTTAGGATTAATTGGAGTATATCCTTCAGGTTTGTAGAAACGCAATAAATCTTTATAGACTATTTCATCAGACATCTGTAGCTCAGTATTTACTTTTTCTGAAGTATCCTTACATTCTTCAGCATTCTCCACTAATTCTCCAGTATCATTAGAATAGCATTTACCCTTTATTTGGATCACATCAGATGACACAAAATCACCATTTCTAAATAAAGCCCAATTCCGATGTTGTGGCGATAATAAATCAGAACCAAATTCCATGTAATCCTTTGTATCTATTCCTAATAAGTGCAGTACTGTAGGTCGAACGTCTGCTTGCCCGCCAATTTGATGCTGTACCCCACCTTTTACACCAGGTACGTGAATAAACAATGGCACACGCTGCAATTTAGCATTAGTTGACGGAGTAATTTCATCTACCCCTAAAACCTTTGCCATTGCTTCGTTATGATTTTCAGATATACCGTAATGATCACCGTACATAACAATAACTGTATTATCATACATACCGTTTGCTTTTAAATCATTAAAAAACTGTTCAAATGCCTGATCCATATAATGTGCAGATTGAAAATATTGGTCAACAACCGTATCACCATAATCACCTGCAGGGAAATCAGTATCTTCTGGATCCATTTCAAAAGGGAAATGGTTTGACAATGAAATAAACTTTGTATAGAACGGCTGCTTTAGGCTCTCAAGTAACGGAATCGATTCTTGAAAGAACGGTTTGTCTTTCATGCCATAGTTTTTGGTATTTTCATCTGTCATGTTATAGTATTCTGCATCAAAAAATTGATCGTAACCAAATGCTTTATAGATGACGTTCCTATTCCAAAACGTTTTATAGTTACCATGGAATACAGCTGAGCTGTAACCCTGGCCTTTTAGAATGGAAGGCATAGCATGATAGGTATTTTGTGCTTTATTAACAAAAACTGCACCTTGAGACATTGGATATAATGAATTTTCCATTAAAAATTCTGCATCAGATGTTTTCCCTTGTCCTGTTTGATGATAAAAGTTATCAAAATAAAACGTGTTACCATCATGTGCCAATGAATTTAAGAATGGTGTAACTTCCCGACCATCTGGCATTTTATAATCAATCATAAAAGTTTGGAATGATTCCATTGAAATATAAATTACGTTCATACCTTTTGCTTTACCAAAGTAATCTGGATTTGGCGACGCATAGTTTGCCTTACGATAGTTCTCTACGTCGGTAATATCGCTGCTATCCGCTAGTGCACGCTGACTAGATGATTTTACGTTTTGAACGACATCATAAATAGTAAAGTTGTAAGTACCTAGATATTTTACTAAGTAATTTCTGTCAAAAGAACGTGTAAGTAATTGCGGACGATCTTTTTCTGCTAATCCTAAGTTAAACAAAAAGGTAGTAATGGCAAACAAAAGAACAATCTTAAATGACTTTCTATTCGGTACCGTAACATTCTTGAAAACTGTTAACGCAAGAGCAATTAAAATAAATAAATCTGTAAAATAAAAAATATCAAATGGGGACATTAAAGAAAGTGCACTTTC
The DNA window shown above is from Neobacillus sp. WH10 and carries:
- a CDS encoding LTA synthase family protein, with the translated sequence MNKIRLPIKFNNSHITFFVIAVVTFWIKTYAAYQIEFNLGIDNNLQRFLLLINPLSSALFFFGIALLFKKRVKLVMIITNFLLSFLLYANIAYYRFFNDFITVPVIMQTKTNAGQLGESALSLMSPFDIFYFTDLFILIALALTVFKNVTVPNRKSFKIVLLFAITTFLFNLGLAEKDRPQLLTRSFDRNYLVKYLGTYNFTIYDVVQNVKSSSQRALADSSDITDVENYRKANYASPNPDYFGKAKGMNVIYISMESFQTFMIDYKMPDGREVTPFLNSLAHDGNTFYFDNFYHQTGQGKTSDAEFLMENSLYPMSQGAVFVNKAQNTYHAMPSILKGQGYSSAVFHGNYKTFWNRNVIYKAFGYDQFFDAEYYNMTDENTKNYGMKDKPFFQESIPLLESLKQPFYTKFISLSNHFPFEMDPEDTDFPAGDYGDTVVDQYFQSAHYMDQAFEQFFNDLKANGMYDNTVIVMYGDHYGISENHNEAMAKVLGVDEITPSTNAKLQRVPLFIHVPGVKGGVQHQIGGQADVRPTVLHLLGIDTKDYMEFGSDLLSPQHRNWALFRNGDFVSSDVIQIKGKCYSNDTGELVENAEECKDTSEKVNTELQMSDEIVYKDLLRFYKPEGYTPINPNDYEYLGPKGKVTKTTEND